In the Silene latifolia isolate original U9 population chromosome 1, ASM4854445v1, whole genome shotgun sequence genome, CTACAAGTCCAAGAACTATAATGGCTCAATTTCTATTTCtatgatttataaatttattCCCTTTACTTTTGACATAAAATATATGAATGGTCAAATAACCCAATAAAGACACTCAACTAGCCGATATGCCATCTCATTTTTCCTCTCTGAAACCCGAGCCTCCACCAATCACATTTGGGGCTACAATCGCAATTAATCAAATGCCAAAAAttgtttcatttttgaatttgaattttcatttTGGCGAGATTTGTCTTTCAATCCTTTCTTTTGTGTTATTTTTAGTCCTTATGTGTCATTTGAGGGTTTAGTTTCGTTAGTGACATAAACAAGAGCAGTTCATTTCATCACGCGTCTCTTCAAATGATGCAAGTTATTAGTCAAAAATCTTTTGAACAAACAAAAGGTAATTTTCTCTTACAAATGTATCCAATGAAGGATCCTTCACAAGATGCATAAAGATAACAAATTACCTATGAGCGGACGTGGTGGATCTTCATCAGAATTTTGagatttgttttcgattatacATTTCCGTTTTCTTCATAAGAATCGCATGCTATTTTATTGACAAATTGTCCCTCGATCTCTTTAAAAAATAGAAGGGTAAAGAAATGAGTTAAATTATTCTAACGTTCTAAAACAAAATAAGCAAACAAATGACCAATGAAAAATATTTGGCCTAACCAATTCATCATTGTTCATACATTGCCATTTTTAATTGAGACTCATTCATATTTGGTCAACTCCATAGTATATATTATAGTAATGGCCGTCCAAACTCCAAATTTTATAATATTCCATCTGAAGAATTGGAAGCAAGTACCTAGTAACTTCATTCATACAATCATATACACGAAACACAAAAAAAAGAGTTGACGGTCCACATCTAGAGGAAAACAACGATGAAGGTGGAGCAATTAGACGCGGTGCTAGTTCCTTTCGGAGTAGTTATCTTGGGTGCGTACCATGTTTGGCTTGTCTACACCATCAAACACAACCCCAAACATACCGTCATCGGCCTCAACGTCGAGACCCACCACCAATGGATCCTCTCCCTTATGGCTGTATGTTCCCTTTCTCTCGTTCTTACTGCTTACTATTTATGTAATTATGTCAttgttatttgtttacctttacttTTCATAAGTCTCGGTTTACTTTGTTGTGCATCATGGCATTATGCCATTTAACCCGAATTGAAAGTCAACGCATTCCAGTCACGTTTTATTGTGGAGTACATAGCAAATAATGCGGAGTTGGTCATGTTATGGTATATGTAATActctgtattattattattattattattattgttgcagTCGATAACTGTTCTGGATATCATGTCGATTGGTCTTAAATGAGAATTGGTGAATAAATTGAGGAACACCAACTTTTTAGGAATTTGATATCCTTCGGCCTAGAGCTGACCCGGCCTGCCAAGGCCCGCTATTTCATATAACTTGGCCCGACCCAGCCTAGACCCGGCCTTGGCCCAAGCCCGGCTTGCCATTTTAGCAAATAAATTGGTAAGGTCCGCCTCAGGCCCTGACCCGTGTCCAGCATATcccagcccggcccggcccagCCCGCCCTGCCCTGACCAGGCCCGGGTATGACCAGGAGAGCCCGGCCCGAGTACATGTCTACTTCTGCCTGATATAGAGTCAAATGTACTGTTAATTGCATTCAGGATCCCCTGAAAAACGGCGTCTTGGCAGTACAAACGCTGCGCAACGGTATGATGGCATCGACTCTATTAGCAACAACAGCGATCACATTAAGCTCAATCATCGGTATTTTTGTGAGCAATACATCAGATATCACCAGCAAACCGTCCATGCTTATCTACGGCAACAAAACTCCGCTAGTAGCATCAGTAAAGTATTTCACGCTCATTTTCTGCTTCCTTGTCGCGTTTCTCTGCAATGTGGAGTCTCTCCGGTACTATGGGCACGTGAGTTTTTTAGCTACCTTGGCTACATCACAAGGTAATACAGAAGCCATGGAATACGCTGCACGATCCCTGAACAAAGCTAGCATGTTCTGGTCCTTTGGGTTACGAGCCTTTTACCTGTCGTTTGTTCTCTTCCTTTGGGTGTTTGGGCCGATCCCAATGCTCGTTAGCTCTTGTGTAATGtctattgttctttatttcttgGACACCACAACTAGTTTCACGCGAGAGCTTCACTGCGAATCCTTAAAAGAGAATGATACCAACAGATTGGAGTTGTGCTCTACCCATCTAGGTGACGATTTTTGATCAGTTGTCGCCTGTCGGACATCACTTCCGCGTCTTCTATCCGTTATTTTTGATTCGCTTGCTTGTACATTATTTGAGGTAATTTTTAAGTGTTTTTCACCAGATGATTCCTACTACTGAAAAAAGTATATCAAATGTTTACACAAGTAACCTAGTCCAGTCCAAAAAATGCTTAGTTACCAAGTGAGATGCATCTTTTGTAACTATTGTAAGGCTAAGCAAGTTTAGGTTTGGGCCGGAAAAATGGATCAGACTAGACCATTTGGTCTGGACCGAACCCGGACTTGATTTTAGGTCCGGTCCTCGGTTCACACTTTTGTAAGTTTTGGTTTCGGAGGTGCAACCAAAGACCACACCAGGTCTTCGGTCCACCTAAATATTTTTTCGGTCTTCGATCTGGTCCGGTTCAGTCCGGTCCAGTTTTGGACTGATGCTCACCCCTAAGTTATTCTTTTGCTGCTTCAAAAACATCATAACTTTAACTGACCCAATCTCTAGGAACCGAGGCTTCAAACACTCTCTCCATGGCATTTTCGGCCTAGCAAACCGTCAGAAACAAGATAGAATGATTCTTATAGGGGCCAAAAGTATAAAAAAAAAAGGCGGTAATGAGAGAATTGACAAAGTGCTTTATTTACCTCTCGTTCCCAATTGGTTTTAACTACAATGCATATGAAAGAGAGAACTTGAATGATGAGTGAACATATCACTCCTAACCAGAGACCCTGCAACAGAGACGAATGTTTAAATATCTAACTTTCGGAAAAACAATTGGCAAATGTGTCGAAAAAGATCTCAGGGAGTGAATGCTTACTTTGCCTCCAATCTGCAAGACAAATGCTAATACAATTGCGACCGGAAGACCCATTAGATagaatgaggctaaattgatatATGCACCCATCTTTTGCCAACCACATCCTCTCGCAGTTCCTGAATAACCATATATAAGACGCCTAATTCCGGTTAACATTAGCAAATGCAATTAGAGAATATATATCACCTGAGAGGACGCAGGTTAGTCCGTCAAGAAAGTTGGTTAATGCCAATAAGGGCATTATATCAGCCAAGTATGTGATCACTTCGGTGTCGCTACTGTATGCATAACCCCAAATGTTTCTGATCAATAACAGGATTAAGCTAACCAGCATACTCTCTGAGAGAGTCATGCATAACACAACCCATACTGCTAATCGCGCAATTTGTGGATTCCCTGCTCCTAATTCGTTTGAGATCCGAGTGCTGTAACATATATTCCGTCTCTTTTAGATGACATTTTCAGAACTTGGTAAGATAATTGTTATGTGTTGGTAAAGATAACTGACCTCACTGCCGCGCTGAAACCTTCCGGAATAACCCATACAAAAGAGGTTGTGTTTAGGCTGCAGAGGTTCATTGAAATGATGATCATGCACACTCAAACATTATACAGGTAAATGTATATTTACAACTATATTCCCGTGTAATCTCAATGGCTCTGAGTCAAGTGTACGCAGTTTTACCCCTTCTGCTATAAACACGGGGAGGATAAGTCCAAATGACTAGTAATGATAATTGTCTGGACTAACTGCTAGTTCACATTATTAGAGGGTAAACAGTTTTACGTGATAGATTTATGAGAAAATGTTTGAATTGTATTAGAATTGCATGAATAAACGAAGGTACAAGGGATGACTTATATACAAGTCATGGCAAAGCTAAACCCTAGAATTACAAGTAGCCGTATGATACATGATTAGAGTACAAGAATAAAGATCAACCAAGAAGAATATCTATATGATAATATAAGATAATTTTGACCTACAGAACCTTAACAAATATGGTTAGAAATATTTACGACGATATTATTCTCAATATTACGAACCTATGTACTTATAGCAGAATAAAGAGGAGACGGATGGAGAACTAACCTTATAGAAAGTACTGATGTTTCTAATGTTGAGTTCGGTAAAAGACCGGATAAAAGAACAATCATCTCAAAAGACCACATGTCCAAGCTGTTCAAGACATGGAAACAAGTCAATTAACGGAGTAGTTTTTCGTATTAACTGAAACTTGAAAGTGTATCGAGTACAGAAGAGACGCCAAGGTGAAATGTCGAAGTAATGTAGAACAGTAAATCAAGAACTTTACCAGACCATGAGAGCTGAAGGTACAGCAAGCCTCAAGAAACCCGGGAAACCTTGAAAAGACGCCTTTGAGAAGCCAGTCCAAGTACTCGAACACAAGGAAGAATATCTCACAAAGATCACTAGCAAAAGCGCATTAACCCAATACGACACAGTATTCGCAAGAGCAGCTCCTCTGCTTCCAAGCCCAAATTCAAACACAAATGTCCAACACATTACTACATGCAGTAAAGTTGTAACTCCAGAAGTGACCACCATTGGGTATATTATGTTTTGGGTTTGAAAGAATCTGATGAAGCATTGAATAACACCGTAAGGAACAAGGCTCGGAATCATGAACTGTGCATAGGATCCGGCTTCTTCTGCTATCCTAGGGTCTTGTCCGAGAGCTGCGAGGATTTGTTCCGTGTAAAACCATATGATGGCAATTGGAATGCTTATCAGTGTGAGCACAAGTATTGCTCTATGTGTGTGTATGCCAACCATATGATATTGCTTTGCTCCGAATGACTGGCCGCATAGTGTTTCTAATGTACTTGCCATGCCTAACTGTTTAAATTAGACAGAAGAACATTATTTTACATGGATTTAAAGTTAAAGCACATTGCATTTTGACCTTAACTCATAGTCATATTAACCAATCAACCTATATTCTTATATTCATACACAACCCGTTTAACAGGTCTACCTCAAACTCGACATGGTTTACTCAATCATGAGTCCATGGTCCATTAAAGAAACTATTGCGTTGTTTGGTCGTAAATGACATACATATTGTGAAATTTTCAGCATATCCAAGGCTTTGAACATGCTTGACTCACCAATTTACTAATTTAAGGCCCCGTTTAGTAAACATCATTGTAAATTTTCAGCATATTTAAgatttttaacatgtttgacTTACCAATCTACTGTAGTAATTGAAATGTTTGATAAATGCATATTGAAACAATCTCCAAtctactactccctccgtcccggtcaattgctGTCCTTTGTTTTTTTAAAGGAAGAGAATGCTTAAACTAATTTCCAATGCGTAACACAAAATATAGTCTAatggatcttgtttgattcatcaTAATGAGTACTTTAAGATTAtcaaaattttataattttcacACTTAAGTAAgtaaaaatatttacaaaatgAAATGTGAATTGGCAAATATTATAAATGTAAGACTTATGCAATGTATGTTATTGATTCTCTGGTTATAATTACAAAGCTATCCTATTTATATGATTATTAGGATAGTATATACATGGAAAGAATATGTGAAGATATTTACACTATAACAAATATAAGGCAAAGAATATAATTGCCTTTAGGAAATTGTGGAGTGCCGTTGGGAGCAAAGTGTCCGTTGGAGATGATGGGCTGGGCTCTGTGTTGGGCTGCATAATACCCCCCCTCAAGCTGGTGCGTGTAGGGACGAAACGCCCAGTTTGGAGAGTAAGTCATCGAAGGGAATCCGACCAAGTGCCTTGGTAAAGATGTCAGCTAGTTGAAGCTTAGTGTGAACATAGCTTGGTCGAATGGTCCCATTTGTGATTTCGTCGCGGATAAAATGACAGTCAACCTCAATATGTTTGGTCCGTTCATGAAAGACCGGGTTGCGGGCAATGTGGAGAGCGGATTGACTATCGCATGAGAGCTCGATCGGTTTATCGTGTCGAATCCCGAGAAAGGTAAGTAGGCCTTTGAGCCATTTTAATTCACAGACCGTGTATGCAATAGCTCGATATTCCGATTCGGCGGATGATTTAGAAACCGTGCTTTGTTTCTTGGTTTTCCACGAAATAGGGGAACCACCAAGGAAGACGATGTAAGCGGAGAGAGAGCGGCGTGTTGTCGGGCAGCTCGCGTAATCTGCGTCACAGTATGCATGTAAACTCAAAGCGTCCGTTGGCTGAAAGAGTAGTCCTTGACCTGGGCTAGTTTTAAGATATCGAACAACTTGTAACGCGGCTTGCCAATGGTCAAGCCGGGGAGCATTCATAAATTGTGCAAGCGTGTGAACGGAGTAAGTAAGTTCAGGTCGGGTAATTGTAAGGTACACTAGGCGACCGACGAGGCGCCGGTATGGCTGTGGGTCCGTGAGGACAGCCGAGGTGGATACTCCCAATCGGTGATTGGGTTCCATGGGGACGGCGGCGGGCTTGGAGCCTAGAAGCCCGGTTTCGGTCAATATGTCAAGTGTGTATTTTCGTTGTGAGATAAAAAGGCCTTTGGTACTTCGGGCTATTTCGAGGCCCAGAAAGTATTTGAGTGGGCCGAGGTCTTTCATGTGAAAGCAAGTACTTAAATACGTTTTAAAGTGGTCGATAGTAGATGTGGTGTTACCACAAATAACGAGGTCGTCGACATAGACTAAGACGTGAATCTCAACCATGTCTTTAGtaaaagagaaaagagagtgATCGTAAGGGCATTGTTGGAAACCATATGATTTGAGAGCGGAAGCAAGTTTAGCATACCAACATCGCGGGGCCTGACGAAGACCGTAGAGAGATTTTCGTAACCTGCAAACCTTACCATTGGCCGTGGAGGAGAATCCTGGTGGCGGTTTCATGTAGACTTCTTCATGAAGGTCGCCATGGAGAAAGGCGTTGTGGACATCCATTTGATGGATATCCCAACGTTTAGCTGCAGCTATGGCAAGGAGGGTGCGAACTGTCACCATTTTAATAGTAGGGGCGAATGTCTCGTTATAATCGACTCCTTCAATTTGTCGATTTCCCATGACCACAAGTCGAGCCTTGTAGCGTTCAATAGTACCATCGGcgttgtatttaattttatagaCCCATTTGGAGCCGATAGCCTTCTTGTTAGGTGGAAGGTCTTCAAGGGTCCAAGTGTTATTTCTTTCGAGTGCATCGATCTCGCTCTTCATAGCATCCTGCCATTGTGGGACCTGCATTGCCTCATTAAAAGTACTGGGCTCGTGGTTCTTAGTCACGGCCGACAAAAAACACTTATAGTTAGAAGAAAACTTGTCGTAAGCAATAAAATGTGAAATTGGGTATGGTGTACCTGTAGATGATGTCGAGGTGGTGAGAACTTGTGTCGAGGGGCGTTTCGAGGTTTTCACAAAATCTTTGTGACGGGAATTCGGAATTTTGATACGTTGACCTTTGCCCATGGGTGGTGGCTGAGTTGGTTCCGTGGGTTCGGTGGATGTCGTGGGGTCACCTGGGGTGCTGTCGGGGCTGGCAGGTGAGGTGGATGATGGTGAAGCCTCGGTGCAGGGGCTGGTGTTCGGGATGGTGGCCGTGGGGGTCTCGGTGACGGGAGGGTCGTGAGGGAGAGAGATGGGAATGAGTGGGCTGACCTCATCGCCGTGGGGTGAGGTCGTGTGTGTTATGGCAGTGTTGGGTTGTGATTGATACGGAAAATTATGTTCGATAAATTTGACATCTCGGGAGGAGAAACGGTTGCCGGTGTCAAGGTCGAAAACTCGCCACCCCTTCTTCCCAAGAGGATAGCCAATAAAGATGCACTTACGGCTTCGTGAAGCAAATTTGTCGCGGGATCGGTTAACTTGTTTCGCGTAGCATAGACAACCAAAAGTGCGAATGTGACCCATGGGAGGAGGTTTGTTAAAAAGGACTTCATATGGTGTTTTCCCGTGATGAATAGTACTGGGGGTGCGATTAATTAGATAAACCGCGGTAAGAATGCTTTCCCCCCAAAAGGTAATCGGTAAATTAGCTTGAAATAAGAGAGCGCGAGCGACATTTAAAATGTGGCGATGTTTTCTTTCCACCCGGGCATTTTGTTGCGGTGTATCAACATTTGAGAGTTGAAAAAGGATCCCATTTTCGAAAAAGAAATTGTGAAAGCTTGTAAATTCGTTCCCGTTGTCGCTTCGTAAAGTTTTGATTTTCTTATTAAATTGTCGCTCGACATAAGTCAAAAaatttaataaagtttgttttgTGTCACTCTTTCGACGAAGTAAATAGACCCATGTGGAACGAGAAAAATCGTCGACTATAGTTAAAAAATATTGTGACCCACATGATGCTTGTTCGGAGTACGGACCCCACAAATCGACATGAATTAAATCAAAAATAGTGTCCGCATTATTCAAACTTAAAGAAAAAGGTTCCCGAGTTTGCTTAGCTCGGAAGCAAATATCACAGTTTTTGCTATGAAAAGACGATTTAATGTTTTTGCAAAAAGGTAAAAAATGAGAAATAGTGGAGGATGGATGGCCCAACCTCCAATGCCAAAGTTCATTTGTGTCAGGGACAACAACATTGAGGACGTGGGCTTTTGAGTCTCGAATTTCCGTCAAATAGTATAGCCCCTCGACTTGTTCACCCGCACCAATCATCATCTTCGAAGAACGGTCCTGAATAAAACATAAAAGATGAGAAAATTGGATGATTAAGGACGAGTCAAGTAAAAGGGCAGACACGGAAATTAGATTGCAATTTAATTTGTCCGAGTATAAAACATTGCGTAAAATTAATTGAGCTGATAAGTGTATATCACCACATTGTGTGGCCTGTGTTATGTCACCATTCGGAAGTCCAACTGAGACGGGACTTATGGGTCGAATATTTTTAAAATGAGAGAGGCACCCCGACATGTGACGGGATGCTCCCGTGTCAATAATCCAAAAGAAAGATAAGGGTTTACCGCTTAGACGAGCTGTAGAAGATGGACCGGGCTGACGAGCTTGCCATATTTTATGGACTTCGTCTAATTGGGCTGGAGTAAGTGCATTAAAGTCAATTTGATCCACTTGAGAGGATTTACCAATGACAGGAACAGAAGGGGTTTGAGCAGCCAAGAAATTTGCCTGAGCCGTGTTCCCACTACCAGCAGCTCCATGAGACGGGACCTGTTGTGTCGTAACAAGATGGGCACGAGGGACAGCGTTCTGACCCTTTTTCTTACGGTCATAGTTGGCTCGTCCTTGAATATCAGGGACTACGGTGCGGCGCATGTCAGTTTCATTAATATAGATACGGTCTCTAGGACGGTCTCCCCACCACTCGGGAAACTCGCCCGTAACTCGGTAACAAACAGGGTATAAATGGCCTGACCGCCTACAAGCAATGCAGTACGGCCTGGTGGGGTCAGTTGTGCGAGAAGAATCCCCTCCCCCTCCGGCAGTTCGAGTGTTAGTCGTGGTTCGGGTAGCGAAAGCCATTGTATCGGGTTTTTGATCGATCTTATGGGCAGAGTAGTTACGCATTCCTTCCTCTTGGAGGAGTCTATTATAGACAAAATCGAGAGTAGGGGAAGGAGAAATACCGAGTAATTGAGAACGGATATTGTCATAACGCTCATCCAAACCCATAAGAAAATCCCGAACGCGCTTTTTATCACGTCGAGTGTCTAGGATACTTACCAGAGAGCAAGTGCACGGGTTACAGGTACACGATGGAATCGGGTCGGCTTCTTGAATATCATCCCATAGCTTTGTGAGACGACCATAGTAAGTGATAAGAGATTCTGTCGGGCCTTGGGTACATGCGACTAATTCCGCCTGTAACCGAAAAATGCGTGCATCGTTGTTTTGGCAGAAACGGTTTCGGATATCGACCCACATCTGCTTTGCTTCGGGTCGATAGGAAATGGTTCGACGAATGGGTATTTCGAGGGAATTGTAGAGCCAAGCAGTGACGAGAGCGTTTTGAGATCGCCATGACTCAAAATCAGCAGCCGTAGTGGCGGGTTTCGGAATGGTACCGTCGACGTACCCAAGTTTGCCTTTAGCGAGAAGAGCAAGGGTAAGTCCACGAGACCATTCATCGAAATTGGTTCCATTGAAGAGAATTTGAGTGATGTTGGTATTCGGATTTTCGACAGTGACATAGGTGTAGGATGATGATTTCGGGGTAGTGTCAATGACCTGATTGGTTTCGGGATTCGTCATGAAAAAATTTCGAGTTCGAGATCGGAAAAAAAACGAAGAATATAGGGTTTATGAAGAATCGAAACCGGCTGATACCataatatggtatcagagcctctcgGTTCTTGAGGCTAAAATAATTTCCGCTAACCTGCCGGTGGACGCTAAATCTATATGTCCACCGGCGGGATTCCATTATCGATTATACGATTTTCTTtagccggaaaaaaaaaaaaaaaaaaaaaaaaaaattcgaaacttTCTGATGGTCGATGTTTGAGCAGCTTTCATGGTACTTAATTTGGTGCCGTTTCAACGTTGCTCATCCATTAGTATCAAGACCTTAATTACGTGTGTCTTGTATActtctctttcttttttctcGAAGGCAGTACATGATATTTTCATGTTCCACTGTTTTATTGGAGATTCTCCAAATGCGTTCTCCACCGATTGATATTTTGACCGATGTTTTGTCAAGTTCGAAAAAATACGACGTTCTTGACATCGAAATTTTAACGAGTTCGAAAAACTCGACGTTCTCGTTTCGTTTGAATTTTGACGGGTCCGAAAAGCTACGACGTTCCCGTTCGACGATTTACAGGTTCGAAAAGATTGACGTTCCTGTAGAAGATTTGAAGATCGAAAATTGAAGATCATCGGATTTTTCTCCTTTCCAAATCTGGCAAACCCATGGAAATTTGACAAATTACCATGGGTTTGAGGGGGGATGTTACGAGATATCGGTATATGTCGAGATATCGACATATTCATATTTAGGAAATACGGTATCGTGATATATCGTAGAGAATAATATTGATATTATATTTTATAGCGTTTCCGTTAATAGGAGATCCTAAGTCTACTATATATACGACATCTTATTGTATTGGTAGAACGACGAACGATTATCAATAATACTACAATTTCCTCTATGCTCTCCCCTCTCTCAATTTATAATAGCAAACGTAAAAGGCAAATGACAACCATTGACCGGCACATATGGAGTATTTTACAATATGATGCTCCCAAAGCATATGTACAACAATCTTTTAATCATTTTACCAAACAATTTTTAACCCAAACCCGTTGATTACCAAACACTTATACTAAATCCGCTAATTGAAATATGACAATCAAACCTGACCATCAAATATGTCATTTATAATCAACTTGATCAATCATTCAATCTACTTCTTCTAATAATAATCTACTGATCACCAACAAGAGTGAATCAATTAGACAAAAAGTCAAACTATGAACAAATGATCATCTTAAACTAAAGATTGTTACTAACAAAGTTGGACAATACGTACAATTCGAAAGCTAACTCACCAGAAAACTGAACCCGGAGACGTAAGCGAAAGAGGTGGCCAAGGAAGCAGCAGAAAGAGGTAATTCACCAAGATGACCAACAAACATTAGAGAAATTATATGCAATGAAAATGTAAGGAAGCCAACCATTATAAGAGGAGCTGCTAAACATGCTtgtttcttcatttcttcaacaAAATAATGCTCACCATTTGTTACATGCATGTTACTAGGGTTTTGTTCTTGTATTAGTGACATTGTTAGATTAAGGTTTTCATGTTTGTCCATTTCTGGGTTTTAGGAGGTGTGTGTTGGTGTAACTGTATGTGTATAATGTTGATTGCAGTCTGCAGACAATTAATGAGGTGATTATATTTATAACTCTGATTTTTAATTATAAGATAAAACAATAGTTATTGTGTGGGACAAACAAAAGATTATCACATTATGAGAAACATGTGATCTAATTATATTAAGTCTGGAACTCTGGAAGACTGAAACATGTGATTTTGAGAATTTACAAAAGTGTCGAGTCATGCGTTGCAGAGGGATTGTTTTTAAATTTATTGTTGGTGTTGGAGTTTGggtcaattaatttttttttttttttttttgaaacccagCCAGGGTAAATTCATTACTTCGAAACAAGCAAAGTTTCAGCTACCGGCGGTAACTGATCAATCCACACAGTTTTACCAACTACACCCCGTGACACATGCGCGAGAGCATGAGCGACCTCATTGTTAATCCTACTAGTATGCGACCAAACTACATCAACAAACGAAGAACAAATACGAAAGATATCGTCTATAACTAAAAAGAAACTACTTCGACCCGTTTTCCTTGTCTTGAGAGCATCAACCACGCGCGAACAATCACTTTCCACGATGATCAATTCATGGCCCGCCCGCACAGCTTCCACTAGCCCTTCTAGCACCGCAACCGCCTCCGCCACATGTGGTTCCCATATTTCCTTTCTATTAAGCGAAAGACCCCATAAAACCTTACCCTGAGCATTGCGACAAACAACCCCGACTCCAACACCAAGCCCCTCCTTAACACCCGCGTCGACATTGATTTTCACCCAACCATTCTCCGGTGCCCTCCACTCCGTGCTAATCTCCCCCTTTCTGCCCCCACCCACACTTTTACGGCCCCTGCACCCCTCACCGTTCCCCGCAATTTCTGCCATAACATCATCCACCCTCCGCACAATTTGCTCCACCCGAACTCGCACACCCTCAAAGACCGTCTTGTTTCTCGCCTCCCAAATTGCCCAACAAGCCACCATCATCTTTTCACGTTCCAAGCTCATCGCATGTCCCTCCACTATCCCTCCACCCAGTCCCGCACCTCGATCCCGTCCTGCTCTTCCCTCCCCGTCATTTGTAGCTCCTCCCACACCCCTTGCGCAATGAAGCAGTCTCGAAATAGATGGGTACCTGTCTCAAAAGAAGCAAAACACATTGGGCACATAATGTTATCACATTCGACTCGTTTAGCTAAATTTACCTTCGTTGCAATCGCATCGTGACAAAGTTGCCAGAAAAATAGTTTGATCCGAGGCCAtacttgtaatactacggttttctatgtctatgggtactctatcgagtgaggcttactctgtcgagtaagtagtttttgacgcaaaacactagtctgcctgtagggtactcgatcgagtaagttgggtactcgatcgagtaaggggcactcgatcgagtaagtgtgttttacggggttgttttgacgggttttgctaataacgcgagtttaatataaaaggtttccgtcagtttattccatcactttttaacctttctaaacctttcaaaagaaaaaggagttacgtagttctctctcgtcgcgttgttggcaaatccccaaggctaggagtgtcggatcatcttgttctttgcatcatagtgttccttgcgtcaagggtaagatcgacataccaattttatagtatttagttgactttgtttaaaccctaattttggggaattgggggtttttatgatttgttgatgttagattgtgattatgtgataggaggaggattcgtagagg is a window encoding:
- the LOC141595573 gene encoding uncharacterized protein LOC141595573, translating into MMASTLLATTAITLSSIIGIFVSNTSDITSKPSMLIYGNKTPLVASVKYFTLIFCFLVAFLCNVESLRYYGHVSFLATLATSQGNTEAMEYAARSLNKASMFWSFGLRAFYLSFVLFLWVFGPIPMLVSSCVMSIVLYFLDTTTSFTRELHCESLKENDTNRLELCSTHLGDDF
- the LOC141595565 gene encoding protein DETOXIFICATION 16-like translates to MDKHENLNLTMSLIQEQNPSNMHVTNGEHYFVEEMKKQACLAAPLIMVGFLTFSLHIISLMFVGHLGELPLSAASLATSFAYVSGFSFLLGMASTLETLCGQSFGAKQYHMVGIHTHRAILVLTLISIPIAIIWFYTEQILAALGQDPRIAEEAGSYAQFMIPSLVPYGVIQCFIRFFQTQNIIYPMVVTSGVTTLLHVVMCWTFVFEFGLGSRGAALANTVSYWVNALLLVIFVRYSSLCSSTWTGFSKASFQGFPGFLRLAVPSALMVCLDMWSFEMIVLLSGLLPNSTLETSVLSISLNTTSFVWVIPEGFSAAVSTRISNELGAGNPQIARLAVWVVLCMTLSESMLVSLILLLIRNIWGYAYSSDTEVITYLADIMPLLALTNFLDGLTCVLSGTARGCGWQKMGAYINLASFYLMGLPVAIVLAFVLQIGGKGLWLGVICSLIIQVLSFICIVVKTNWEREAENAMERVFEASVPRDWVS
- the LOC141631700 gene encoding uncharacterized protein LOC141631700 is translated as MRLQRRYPSISRLLHCARGVGGATNDGEGRAGRDRGAGLGGGIVEGHAMSLEREKMMVACWAIWEARNKTVFEGVRVRVEQIVRRVDDVMAEIAGNGEGCRGRKSVGGGRKGEISTEWRAPENGWVKINVDAGVKEGLGVGVGVVCRNAQGKVLWGLSLNRKEIWEPHVAEAVAVLEGLVEAVRAGHELIIVESDCSRVVDALKTRKTGRSSFFLVIDDIFRICSSFVDVVWSHTSRINNEVAHALAHVSRGVVGKTVWIDQLPPVAETLLVSK